The following are from one region of the Littorina saxatilis isolate snail1 linkage group LG2, US_GU_Lsax_2.0, whole genome shotgun sequence genome:
- the LOC138959755 gene encoding uncharacterized protein produces MSSSSGSGSSGNNTTMVTQMYTFNSWSKQKSMGGGLPYVGFPGLSLTPIQESPLLMDSILNDEMDRSERQKWLLENSEHDTWDPHDMKNGSLPKHWVDNGIAKQPRRSSSADLKGTCNGDIEAGKPQSSSKTSSSSSSNLPPPKSCALNVHVVRTTTFLPKEQPMSVEQKRAHICKLLLFALCGFVIVAGIVLWIFSPAFT; encoded by the exons ATGAGTTCATCGTCTGGAAGTGGAAGCAGCGGAAACAACACCACCATGGTGACTCAGATGTACACTTTCAACTCATGGAGCAAGCAAAAGTCTATGGG GGGCGGACTCCCCTACGTAGGCTTCCCAGGGCTGTCCCTGACACCCATCCAGGAGAGTCCTCTGCTCATGGACTCCATCCTCAACGACGAGATGGACCGCAGCGAGCGCCAGAAGTGGCTCCTGGAGAACTCGGAACACGACACCTGGGACCCCCACGACATGAAGAACGGCTCGCTGCCCAAGCACTGGGTTGACAACGGCATCGCCAAGCAACCCCGTCGCTCCTCTTCGGCTGACCTGAAAGGAACGTGCAATGGAGACATAGAGGCTGGGAAGCCTCAATCATCGTCCAAGACCTCCTCGTCGTCTAGCTCAAACCTGCCTCCGCCCAAGTCGTGTGCGCTGAACGTTCATGTGGTTCGGACCACCACCTTCTTGCCCAAAGAACAGCCCATGTCGGTGGAACAGAAGCGGGCCCACATTTGTAAACTTCTTCTCTTCGCTCTATGTGGGTTCGTCATAGTCGCAGGGATTGTGCTGTGGATTTTCTCCCCTGCCTTCACGTGA